The Sporosarcina sp. Te-1 DNA window TCGGGCTCCTGCCTCATTTGTCGAAGCAGTTTTTCTTCCGTCTCGATGATCCGATGCATTACGAAATTATCGCCATCATCACGTTGTTCGAGTAAGGCCAGGAGCTGTGTTTGTAACTCAGGAATGGAAGTAGTTCTTTCATTTCTCATCAGTTAACCGTACTCCCGTTTGTGCCATGTTGATGTACTACCTTTTCCACTGCAGGAATATCTGCGGGCGCCCATTCAAGCGATTGAAGCTCATTCCACAAAACCCAACGCAATTCACTATGTTCAGTCGCCACAGCTGTTCCCGCTTCTATTTCCGCAAAATATGTCTCCAGCCGAATAGTTAATGTCTCGTAGGAATAGAGCGTATCATCTACAAACGATCCAACCCGGATATAGCATCCTAGCTCCTCTTGAATTTCGCGAACTAACGCTTCTTGAGGTGTTTCGCCTCGCTCTACTTTCCCACCCGGAAACTCCCAAAATCCCGGAAGTGTCATCTTGGACGAACGACGGGCACACAGTATTTCTCCTTGTTCCTTATGTATAATGGCTCCAACTACATGGAGTGGGCTTTTCATTGGTATCACCTCTTCCCAATAATAATACCTCAATTTTTCTTTCGAACAATAATAACCCCGTCACGCCCTCTTGTTAATAAAACACGGTAGACATTAAGCTTCATCTGATACGGATCTTTCGCATCGTTATTGAGTTGTTGAAACTTCCAGCCCTTTTCTGTAGCGGTTAGATCATCGCCCCAATAGACAATCGCAAAATCCAGTTCCAATCCTTGTACTTGAAATTCTGTCACTGCGTATTCCATTCGGTTGCTATAGTATGGGGATTTTGGATGATTATAAAATGCCACATAGTTTTGATCTCGATACCCAAATGTTTTAAATGGCAGGGAGTACCCTGCTCTTGAAGAAGTAACAATGCCGACCGTTTTATTAGAATTCTGATAAAGAGAACGAACAAACTCTTTAGCTTCATCTAAGGACTCCATCTCTTTCAATATAAAACGATCACGTTGTAGTTCTTTCGCCAAAGCAGCAGCCCTCTTGTTATCACCTGCAAGGTATGCTTCCACCCACTGAAAATATTGGAGAGCATTATGCGTACGAATAGATGCTTGTAAATGAAGATGCTCATTCAACACAGTTGAAGCCGCGTTTGTAAACTGAAATTCGTTGCTAGCAGTGTGAATCGTGATAGCGTAGGGCGCAACAGCCTGGTTCCAAAGCGCCAAGCCACCTTCCTCACCTGTATGGATCTCTTGCCCGTTTCCAATCAAACCTACAACAACAGACCAACTCTTCTGTTGTGCGATCTGCATGATGACATCAGGCTCACTATTGGAACCACCCATTTTAGCTGCATCCCATGCCCTTTGTGCCTCGTCAAAAATGAGGACATGTTCTTCTAATGGCTCCCCTTTTTGAAATGATCTCTTGTAGTTATACAACGCTTGGACAAATGACTTATTATCCAAAGCATCTTGCAACACACTGACTAATGGTCCGTTTCCAGAAAGATAAACCGCTTGCTCCACTTCGTAAGCTAATCGAAGACCGAGATAGGTTTTACCCGCACCAGGAACACCCGAAATTAATAGTAGGTGATGGGTCTTCGTTTCTTCTGCTTCTTTAATAATTTGAAGAGCCGATTCAAACACCTCTTCAAAATTATTGCTCTTGATGTTCTTGATATTGACGAGAGGTTCGTGACGGAATAATTGTTGGGCGGTCTCAATGATGGAAGGGAGAGCTTGGAAAGAGCCCAATACAAATTCGTCTGAAGTAACATCCGAAGTTTCATCAGGTAGCTTACTTAATAGGCTAAGTATGGATGTATGAGGGACTTGGTAGATCTGGTACTCGGTATCCGCTTGTAGGGACGTGGTTGGATATACAACAGCACCTCGTACTTTCACATTATGAGTCTGGATAATAGAGTGATATTCCTCTAAATCCCTGACATATAGGGACGCTTGGGCTTTTTCAGCATCCGAAATGCCGGGATACCCTTTAAACTCTAAAACGATCAACTGACCTTTCGTCAGCAACAGGACATCAGGGCGTCTTCCGCCACTGCGTGGCAATTCATATTCAAAGATGATCTCGCCTTTAGCTTCCCAAGCAGGAAGCTGATTCTTTAGATCAGCAATGCAGTTTCGCCAAGCCTTTATTTGCGATAATGTACTTTCCTCCCGCGGATGAACTAACGCCTCTTGAAGGGGTTGTCCATAGATAAAAGAACATAACGCATCCACGATCTCCTCTGTCTCTGTTTGGGTAAGTAACTCAAACGAACCCTTCCAGCCAAAGTTTCTCATTTGATTGCTCCTTAAACAGATTATTAATAATACGATAACAGTTTTTCAAATGTAACCTGGATACCGGCTTTCTGTAATAGCGTCTCTCGATCTGCAAACAACTTGCGCAAGATAGCTTCATTGTCTCTTCCATAATGAATCAAGTTATGACAATGACTACATAAAGACACGATGTTCTCCTCTACATCTAAGGAGTATGGAAAATCTTCATGGCAACTGAGCGGCACCAAATGATGCGGCTCTGTATAAGGCCTACCATCAACCTTTCGAGGAAATGTCATATGATTTGGATCGACTTCACACTTGTAGGCAGCTAAATGCAACGCATTTTGAGCCACCTTTGCATTCCGAGGATAGCTCTCTCTTTTTTCACGTACCTGTAAGGCTTGCTTATCTTGTGGCTTTTCTTGATATGAAATGTTAATAGGTTGCTGGATAGCAGTCGTAGCGATCACATCGATCAGCTCACTATCGTCTCCAGCTGATTCTGGTTGCTCATCATCCAATAAACAGTACTGCTGTTGAATGGTTTGTAACTCCAATATACTACTTGGGTTAACTTGATTCATTTCTGACTGGGCAAGCAAATAACCCGTTAACGCAAAGTTAGAAGAAAACAAGTATCCTGTGTTCCCCCTACCAATCGAATTAAAAGGCGCGTTAAAATCCGGCTGCAGTTTTTGGATTTCCTCCATATGATCTACCGTCCTTATAGGGCGATCAATCTCAATATAGCGAGTATCTACTCTCCATCCCGCATTTTCCCACAAGTTTTCATCCTGCAATTCCTTCGGCTGCTCTGCTGCATAGACATCTGATGTCGCAATGCTAACAGCAATGATTTTCGTTTGAAAGCTATGTAGAATCAGATCACCTTTCCGCACTTCCTCCATTCGGGACCAGTGTGAAACGCGGCTTCCATTTTTGTTTCTTTGCGGAGCCCATAAATAGCCCCCATCTTTTTCTTTTTGATAGCTTTTATTTTGGAATACGAAGAAGTAATTCATTTCTGTCTCCTTCTATCTGCAATTTTAATAGCAATAATAGAATCTAGTTAAATACACTTATATATCATCATATCAATTTAGACCATTTGTCACAAGCCATTCTTAACAACAATAGACCAAAAACAACGCCAGGCTACAGTTTGATTTACATGATTTTTCCAATCTGGACCGACCTGTGTGAAAAGCATTATAGTATTTCACACAGGTACTTATTTTTACTAATTAGCATGCTATTCAAATGTCTGAGAAGTTTCGTTTCATGAGTGACTTCAGTGATTGGTAGGAAGGTTTTCAGATCAACATCAGCCTATTAGTAAATTAACGACATGAAAAAGCGACAAGGTATATTAATACACCTTGCCGCTAGTCTAAACCTATATATTCATCATTTTTCGATAGTACTTGATCTCCTGTTCAGTGAAAACATGGGTGGCCAATCGTTTAACGCTGCTCCAGTATATCTTGAACGCAGCATATTCCAAACCTTGGTCCTCCACGAATTTGACTAAGCTAACTCCTCCAGTGAAAAATAAATGTGCTTTCGGATATTTTGTATCCCAATAAATATTCCCTTCCACATTTGTTGCTGGTTTCTTTAACATGAACATGAAAGGATACAGCACATCGGAGCCGCGGTTCACGGCCATCATACCCTTCACCTTTACAATCATACGGGTGATGAACTCCTCATTTTCAACAGTCATATCTTCTTCTGTAATTTTAAATTGCACATGATAACTTCCCAATCTTGCGAGGAAGTAGCCGAGAGCTGAGCGAAATTCGGAGCCAGAAATGCGAAAGATCCAGGAATTACCCAGGTTTTTCCGTTCTTTTTAAGTGTAAAACCGTCTAAAACACATATATAACGTAAGAGTCGAATTCCAAGTTCATATATATAGAGTCTTATTTACGTTGATTCTCTTCGTTTACAAGAATGGATATATATAGGACTGGAATGTAATTATTTACCTTATATTTACCATTTTCCAAATCACAATAATATACTTTTATTACCTTCAATGTCCACGAAATATATCTTATAAAAAAGTAATACAGGTAAATTAAAATAAAATAAATTCAACTTCAAAATTGCTGTAATTAGTAGCGAAATC harbors:
- a CDS encoding HNH endonuclease; this encodes MNYFFVFQNKSYQKEKDGGYLWAPQRNKNGSRVSHWSRMEEVRKGDLILHSFQTKIIAVSIATSDVYAAEQPKELQDENLWENAGWRVDTRYIEIDRPIRTVDHMEEIQKLQPDFNAPFNSIGRGNTGYLFSSNFALTGYLLAQSEMNQVNPSSILELQTIQQQYCLLDDEQPESAGDDSELIDVIATTAIQQPINISYQEKPQDKQALQVREKRESYPRNAKVAQNALHLAAYKCEVDPNHMTFPRKVDGRPYTEPHHLVPLSCHEDFPYSLDVEENIVSLCSHCHNLIHYGRDNEAILRKLFADRETLLQKAGIQVTFEKLLSYY
- a CDS encoding DNA/RNA helicase domain-containing protein — its product is MRNFGWKGSFELLTQTETEEIVDALCSFIYGQPLQEALVHPREESTLSQIKAWRNCIADLKNQLPAWEAKGEIIFEYELPRSGGRRPDVLLLTKGQLIVLEFKGYPGISDAEKAQASLYVRDLEEYHSIIQTHNVKVRGAVVYPTTSLQADTEYQIYQVPHTSILSLLSKLPDETSDVTSDEFVLGSFQALPSIIETAQQLFRHEPLVNIKNIKSNNFEEVFESALQIIKEAEETKTHHLLLISGVPGAGKTYLGLRLAYEVEQAVYLSGNGPLVSVLQDALDNKSFVQALYNYKRSFQKGEPLEEHVLIFDEAQRAWDAAKMGGSNSEPDVIMQIAQQKSWSVVVGLIGNGQEIHTGEEGGLALWNQAVAPYAITIHTASNEFQFTNAASTVLNEHLHLQASIRTHNALQYFQWVEAYLAGDNKRAAALAKELQRDRFILKEMESLDEAKEFVRSLYQNSNKTVGIVTSSRAGYSLPFKTFGYRDQNYVAFYNHPKSPYYSNRMEYAVTEFQVQGLELDFAIVYWGDDLTATEKGWKFQQLNNDAKDPYQMKLNVYRVLLTRGRDGVIIVRKKN
- a CDS encoding (deoxy)nucleoside triphosphate pyrophosphohydrolase, producing MKSPLHVVGAIIHKEQGEILCARRSSKMTLPGFWEFPGGKVERGETPQEALVREIQEELGCYIRVGSFVDDTLYSYETLTIRLETYFAEIEAGTAVATEHSELRWVLWNELQSLEWAPADIPAVEKVVHQHGTNGSTVN